The Scyliorhinus canicula chromosome 11, sScyCan1.1, whole genome shotgun sequence genome contains a region encoding:
- the surf6 gene encoding surfeit locus protein 6 yields the protein MADPSLAAKDKYFQSLGSKICASQNQEQRKRKLVSRREGSEDTALPKKKRKKRKKKTNKPLKNVQAVNGDQPKTVQGGMKENHVQQCPTVSKVGPSSFSTVNILRQRLHEKIQESRGQGNPKGLPSEELEKKRLRRKQERARKKQKRKEIRMKKEQKTVQEDSAASKTEDTEKKDMTKKVEEQLLFNIVNMPSEVVKDKKLKKKEKRQSIKGGITPLIGRNYKQLLSRLETQKNKIEELKSKDESKAKKVVAKVKWTNLLYKAEGLKIKDNEEMLKASLKRKEKHKSQRQKKWEKRTEHVVERMERRQNKRTRNILKKKQAVVERKKDKARKKGRILPEDLKKAKL from the exons TTTCTAGAAGGGAAGGATCAGAAGACACAGCCCTACCTAAAAAGAagaggaagaaaagaaaaaagaaaactaaCAAGCCACTGAAAAATGTTCAAGCAGTGAATGGGGATCAGCCGAAGACTGTTCAAGGTGGAATGAAAGAGAACCATGTCCAGCAATGTCCCACAG TCAGCAAAGTGGGGCCGAGCTCCTTTTCAACAGTAAATATTCTGCGTCAGAGACTACATGAGAAAATTCAAGAAAGCCGTGGGCAG GGCAATCCAAAAGGCTTGCCGTCGGAAGAATTGGAGAAGAAACGCCTGCGCAGAAAGCAGGAACGGgcaaggaaaaaacaaaaacgaAAAGAGATACGAATGAAGAAAGAACAGAAGACTGTCCAAGAGGATAGCGCTGCATCAAAGACTGAAGATACAGAGAAAAAGGACATGACTAAGAAAGTGGAAGAGCAATTACTTTTCAATATAGTGAACATGCCATCCGAAGTAGTTAaagacaaaaagctgaagaaaaaggAGAAACGGCAGAGCATTAAAGGTGGCATCACACCCCTGATTGGCAGAAACTACAAGCAGCTCTTATCTAGGTTGGAAACGCAAAAGAATAAGATCGAAGAGTTGAAGAGCAAAGATGAAAGTAAAGCAAAGAAAGTCGTAGCCAAGGTGAAGTGGACCAACCTTCTTTACAAAGCTGAAGGCCTGAAAATCAAAGACAACGAGGAAATGCTGAAAGCATCATTAAAGAGAAAGGAAAAGCACAAATCTCAGCGGCAGAAGAAGTGGGAAAAGCGAACGGAGCATGTTGTCGAAAGGATGGAACGCCGTCAAAATAAGAGGACAAGAAATATACTGAAAAAGAAACAAGCTGTGGTCGAACGGAAGAAGGACAAAGCAAGAAAGAAGGGACGTATTCTACCTGAAGATTTGAAAAAAGCAAAACTTTGA